A window of Accipiter gentilis chromosome 24, bAccGen1.1, whole genome shotgun sequence contains these coding sequences:
- the LOC126050009 gene encoding rho-related GTP-binding protein RhoG-like: MQTIKCVVVGDGAVGKTCLLISYTTNAFPEEYIPTVFDNYSAQMTVDGRTVSLNLWDTAGQEEYDRLRTLSYPQTNVFVICFSIGSPSSYANVRHKWHPEVSHHCPNVPILLVGTKRDLRNDLETVKKLKEQSLAPTTPQQGTSLAKQIGAVKYLECSALNQEGVREVFAEAVRAVLYPVTKKNTRKCVLL; the protein is encoded by the coding sequence ATGCAGACTATAAAGTGTGTAGTTGTTGGAGATGGTGCTGTGGGAAAAACGTGTCTTCTCATCAGCTATACCACCAATGCCTTCCCAGAAGAGTACATCCCTACTGTGTTTGACAACTACAGTGCCCAAATGACTGTTGATGGCCGGACAGTTAGCCTGAATCTCTGGGACACTGCAGGCCAGGAGGAATATGACCGCCTGCGCACGCTCTCCTATCCTCAAACCAATGTATTCGTCATCTGTTTCTCCATTGGTAGCCCCTCCTCCTATGCAAATGTGAGGCACAAATGGCATCCTGAAGTTTCTCACCACTGTCCAAATGTTCCCATTCTTTTAGTGGGCACGAAGAGAGACTTGAGAAATGACCTGGAAACAGTTAAAAAGTTGAAAGAGCAAAGTTTGGCTCCCACTACCCCACAGCAGGGGACTTCACTGGCTAAACAAATTGGAGCAGTCAAATATTTGGAGTGCTCAGCGTTGAATCAGGAGGGTGTTCGGGAGGTGTTTGCTGAAGCTGTGCGTGCAGTTCTGTATCCTGTGACAAAGAAGAACACAAGAAAATGTGTCTTACTGTAG